One window from the genome of Patescibacteria group bacterium encodes:
- a CDS encoding four helix bundle protein, translating to MVEKDIRKLEIRNWKFEIMGNSKFIKLNDLRIYQLSRELSSRAWVVYEQLDWRIKKTMGDQFIDSIDSIGANIAEGYFRFHYLDKIKFYYNARGSHAEAIMHWLSLLKERKFVCENDFNEMVKISQELAPRLNNHISSTYQAKKDNK from the coding sequence TTGGTTGAGAAAGATATTCGGAAATTAGAAATTCGAAATTGGAAATTTGAAATTATGGGAAATTCCAAATTTATTAAATTAAATGATTTGCGGATTTATCAATTGTCCAGAGAATTATCATCTCGCGCTTGGGTTGTCTACGAACAATTAGATTGGAGAATTAAAAAAACAATGGGCGACCAGTTCATCGATTCTATTGATTCGATTGGCGCAAATATTGCCGAAGGATATTTCAGATTTCACTATTTAGATAAGATAAAATTTTATTATAATGCCAGAGGATCGCATGCCGAGGCAATTATGCATTGGCTGAGTTTACTGAAAGAAAGAAAATTCGTTTGCGAAAATGATTTTAATGAGATGGTAAAAATCTCTCAGGAATTAGCGCCAAGGCTAAATAATCACATTAGCTCAACTTATCAGGCAAAAAAAGACAATAAGTAA